The Thermus sp. LT1-2-5 genomic sequence GTGGCCGTGGCCATCCACTGGCTGCGGGCCAAGCGGGGTTTTGCGGGCAGGGTCTTGGTGGTGGACCTGGACGCCCACCAGGGCAACGGCACCGCCTTCTTTTTCCAAAACGACCCCACGGTCTTCACCCTCTCCCTGCACGGGGAGCGGAACTACCCCCTGAGGAAGGAGCGGGGCGACCTGGACGTGGGCCTACCCGACGGGGTGGGGGACGAGGCCTACCTGGAGGCCCTCGAGGCCGCCTTGGCCGTGGCCCAGGATTTCCGCCCCCACCTGGTCTTCTACAACGCCGGGGTGGACGTCTTGAAGGGGGACCGCTTTGGCCGCCTAGCCTTGAGCCCGGAAGGGGTGAGGCGGCGGGACCTTTTGGTCTTTCGCTTCGTCAAGCGGCTGGGCGTGCCATTGGTGGTGGTCATGGGCGGGGGGTACAACCGGGACCCCGCCCTCACCGTGGCCGCCCACGCCCTGACCTACCGCCTGGCCCTAAGCTCCTTGGCGTAGGTGGCCACGGCCTCTTCCAGGCTAAAGCCCAGGTTCCGGTACAGCTCCAAGGCCCCTTTTTCGTGGTCGTGGGCCCGCACCCGGAGGAGCTTCGCCCCCTTCTTTCGGGCGAGCCTGGCCGCCTCCGCCAGGAGGGCGCGGCCGATGCCCTTCCCCCGGGCCTCAGGCACCACGCCGATGTAGGCCACGCTGGCCTCCTTGTCCTCCAGCTCCACCTCGGCCAGGCCCACCGGCCTTTCCCCTTGGTAGGCCACCAGGAGGTGAACGGCGGGGTCGGCGAAGTGCTCCAGGAGCTCCTCGTCCGTCCACTTGAGGCGCAAGGCCCAGCCTTCCTCGCTTTCCCGGTAAAGCTCCCGGTAGACCTCGGGCCCGGGGAAGCCCTCCCGGATCCGCACCCCCTCGGGGGGTGGGAAGTCCAGGCCCTCGGGGTTTTTCACGAAGAAGTAGGTGAGGTGGAGGAGGTCGTACCCCGCCTCCTGCAAGGCCCGGCGCACCCCTTGGTTTTCCTCCCGGGGAAAGGCGTAAAGCCTTTCCACCCCAAGTTCCTTGGCCCGCTTTTCCGCCGCTTCCAGCAGGGGGGCGAGGTCCTCTTCCCGGTAGGCCAAAGGCCCTTCCAGGGCGGCCCCGTCCCAGAAGGGGTAGAGCCCCACGTACCCCGCCACCTCCCCCTCCCGGAGGAGGACGAGGCCGTCTTCCAGTTCCTCGGCCAGGCCCTCCAGGTCCCGCGCCTCCGGGGCCAGGACCCCCCTTTGCGGGCTTTCGTCCATGTGGCGGAGGAGCTTTAGAAGCCCCGGAAGGTCCTTGCGGGCCACGGGCCGGATCATGCCCTAAGTCTACTCCCAAGGCCCCTAGGGCCGCTAGGGACAAGGGTCCAGGTTGAGGGCCTTCACCACCCCTTCCCCCCCGTAAAAGTCCACCACGGAAAGCCGGGCGTAGTCCTGCTCTAGCCGTAAGCCCTCCTCCGGAGGAAGGGGTAGGGCCAGGCTCAAGGCGGCGCGGTTGAGGGTGCAGTTGCCCACCACCAGGAAG encodes the following:
- a CDS encoding histone deacetylase produces the protein MRAYTTAHLSFALPEGHPFPLYKYPGVAEALKGLLPILPAPEVPREALYLAHEGSYLAKLFTEGLSREESLRLGLPFSQGLLKRALHAAGGTLLAAEDALELGLGLNLAGGTHHAFPGRAEGYSLFNDVAVAIHWLRAKRGFAGRVLVVDLDAHQGNGTAFFFQNDPTVFTLSLHGERNYPLRKERGDLDVGLPDGVGDEAYLEALEAALAVAQDFRPHLVFYNAGVDVLKGDRFGRLALSPEGVRRRDLLVFRFVKRLGVPLVVVMGGGYNRDPALTVAAHALTYRLALSSLA
- a CDS encoding GNAT family N-acetyltransferase, encoding MIRPVARKDLPGLLKLLRHMDESPQRGVLAPEARDLEGLAEELEDGLVLLREGEVAGYVGLYPFWDGAALEGPLAYREEDLAPLLEAAEKRAKELGVERLYAFPREENQGVRRALQEAGYDLLHLTYFFVKNPEGLDFPPPEGVRIREGFPGPEVYRELYRESEEGWALRLKWTDEELLEHFADPAVHLLVAYQGERPVGLAEVELEDKEASVAYIGVVPEARGKGIGRALLAEAARLARKKGAKLLRVRAHDHEKGALELYRNLGFSLEEAVATYAKELRARR